In Suncus etruscus isolate mSunEtr1 chromosome 2, mSunEtr1.pri.cur, whole genome shotgun sequence, the genomic stretch ccaggccagggagaaggactccggtatggggcctccccaaaccccatacctggcaagagctggtcccCAAAataaggaggaaaccggaagccagatgtctgcctgccctcctccccatgcatctccccctggagtatggagggaggggggaagcctgatgACCACTAAAAgtctacctgaacccacttctggccatctgtgctggcacccagggaaggcctggagtcaggggaaaaagacaaggacggctgggggcctgccaagcctcccagcactccccaggccagggagaaaacAGAGGAACAAATTTAGGCAATAGAAAGGTAAAAAGCTCAAAtctttagaaagagaattccctaaTAAGACCCTGGTAACAGGCAAAACAAGTCAAGTGTCTGTTTCTGAGACAAGAAAGTCATTGGCGGAGATTTATAGTAGAAACTGAGTCCAAAGCCAGTCAAACCCTCCAGTGAGGGCAAATTAGATTATAAAGGGCCTTGATTGTTTCAAGCTCAGTAGTCCTTTCTCTGCTTTTCCCACATCCCTCCTCCCTGACCAGTTGGGCCAGTGAAGGATGCTTACATGTAGAAGGCCCCGGGTTAACTCTCCAGATCagaatatgaataaaaaagaCCTAtcggggatggagcaatagcacagtggtggggcgtttgccttgcacgcagccaatcctggagacagaccccagtttgattcctggcatcccttatggtctcctgaacctgccaaagtgacttttttttttttggtttttgggtcacatccagcatccagcagtgctcaggggttactcctggctttatgctcagaaatcgctcctggcaggcatgggggaccatatgggatgcccggattggaaccaccatccttctgcatggaaggcagacgccctacctccAGGCAATCTCTCTGCCCtgagagtgacttctgagtgtagaatgaggagtaacccctgagcgctgccaccaggtgtgagtccgcacccttccaaaaaaaaaaaaaaacccatcactTGAAGTTAGGTACATCCCAATTCCGCCGCATACCTTACCTCACCCTATACTGTTCTTAGGCAGCACCTAGGTGATGCTAGCAGCAAGCTCATTCATATAAATCAGGGAAGTCCTACCAATATAGGCGAGACATCACCACCAGTCAGACAATGACAACTTCCTGTGACTGGGTTGTGCCTTAGCCAGAGTCCAGGGCAGTTCCTGGAGCCTTCCTTTGTATTCACCAATCCCTGTTTGCTGACGAGTTAGCAGCTTGGCTGGATGTGCTTAACAGTGCTGTGCTAGCTAAACTCCCATAGCCACTACCTTCTGAGAGTGACAAAGCCACTGTGGGGTTCATTTTCCCCCGTTAAATGGAAAGGACTGGATAAGGCTACATTAAAAGATTTTTCTGTAGCTGCCTTTCCTTTGTTGTGTGTCTCACATGCTTGGTTGTGATGCTCCCACACTTTAAGTATGGTGTTTGCAAATGTGGTCCCCACTTTGTCATGGTGCTTGCACTCATTTTGCTTGTAGTGTGCATTGGGGTTGCTGTGTTACTCTTGCTTGCTCACTGGGAGCTGTACTCTTGCCTGCAGTGCTCTTTATTATTTGACTGTGGTGCTTGTTGGGATAGCATACTTTAGTTTTGTGGCTCTCACACACCTGTATGTCTGGAGATTGCATTATCTTACTAGTGCCAGGGATCCTAGGCAGCACAGCTGTCCACACACAAAGTGCATATGGatagcactggggatcaaatttatgATCTAAAGCTCTCAAGGCAGGTGCTTTCAGTCACTTGGCAACCTTTCAAGGGCCATTTTTAACGATGCTTTTTGGTAAGTGGGACCATATTAAGTGTAATGTTGGGAGTTTTTAATGAAGGAAGCTGAATGCTGATGCGTTTTTTCATTTGCAAAATGTAAATAACTTACTGAAGCAGTTTACACTTGGCATGAAAAAGTGACCAGTAGAGACATGTATAAAcaggaattaaaatttttccttaacTCCCACAACCAGCACTTAGCCACCACTCAGTCTAGCCTAATATTTTGTCCCTGTAACAGGCTATTTGGACCTCCCATTTTCTTTCATCAGGGAGTAGTTAAGATAtcaaatcttggggccggagagatagcatggaggttatttgcctttcatgcagaaggtcattggttcgaatcccggcgtcccatatggtcccccgtgcctgccagaagcaatttctgagcatggagccaggagtaacccctgagcactgccaggtgtgacccaaaaaccacaaccacaacaacaacaaaaagatagcaAATCTTTGATTTATTGTAATGATTGTAGCAATTTATGAATATAAAGAAaggtagtttcttttttcttttcttttctttcttttttttttttttttggtttttgggccacacctagtaatgatCAGGACTTATgatcaagggatcatataggatgtggtggtggggtcaaacccagactggctacatgtaaggcaagcaccaacctgctgtactatcactctggcccttgtagtttattttttcttattttaaaatcttctaaTACAGACCTTATAATCCAATTTATAGACTCACATGAactcaaatttataaatttcagTACTTAAAGAGAAATAACATGCTATGATTAGATGatccatttaataaaaatattacaaaagacaaaacaataaaatacattaagtTGCTAATAGCAATTTTACTAAGATAACAAGACAGCCATTTTCTCTGCTGTTCTCCCTTGGCTGCATTTGTGACACTTGTACAAAAATTAGTTTTAAGAAAACAGTCCTGATAATGACATGCTATGATAGCTGATTAGCTTCAAATCAAACAGCCCAATAACTGAAATGTAAATAAATCTTGACTAAAGAGCTTTCAATTATCACTATTTTTAACAATCTAGTTTTTATATATCCTGTGAATTAAAGATAAACTGGTAATCATTAAAATTACTGTAAAAGAAACTCAGGACAAACTTAAAAGTACAGAATGGGTTCAATGTATcagatattttttaagtaaatattacaGGGCACTGTGGTATAAGAAGGATGAGAACTAGATCTTTACCCTCAAGTGCTCAAGACCTGGCCAGGGAGATAAGATAAGAATCCACTTAACCATACACTCACAGGCTTACTCTAAGCATTATGGATAAAATATGCTGTGagttcagagaaagaaagaattgccTTCAAAGAGGAGGGCTCAAACATTTGACAAGTTGAACTTAGTGTAAGAAAAGTGGAATTTTTTCCTTCTTACAGTCAAAGAGCTTTTTAGTGGAGGGAAGCCGAACAGATGTGGTCATTCTAAGACCAAGGCACATAGAAACAAGAGGATGACGTGGTAACACTGCACCATTCGTGGTGGATTGGGCAGGGTAGGAGACTAGAATATCAGGCTGCCCAGTTGAACCTTGTAGGTGATGGGGGAGGCTCTTTTGAGCAGTTAAGGTGGTATAATTAATACTGgtttaaggcacttactttgttcAAGTTGAATGTCAGGTAGTAGATAGCAGGGGCAAGACTAGCTTGGGAAGATGAATTCCAAATGAATAATCCATGGGTTCTAGGCATGGCAGGTGGCGCCAGAAGGAAGCTGATGGCCTAAGACTCAGTGGGACTGGGTCTAAATGCCTCTCTCTTAGCTATATGACTGGGAAAACAGGTCTGAGCTCCCATTGGCCTGTCTCATCCTCTACATAACCATCATAAAAGCATTGAGGTGGTGAGGCTATTGTGTAGAAGGCCATTGTTCTTGTAGAGAATTTGGCCTGCTCTGGTGTGAGAAACTTGGTACATGAAAACATGTCATTACTTGGTAACAGAGTTAGGAAAGAAACAGGTATCATCCTGAAACTAAGGAACAAGAACAACAGGTAACAGCATGGCACCTAGAGTTGGAGACTTGATTTACATCAAAGTTCTGCAACTTGGTTTGGTATGTAGCTAGATCAAGTAGTAAAGATCAATTTGCTCTTAAACAAACTACTGAGCCTCTTTTGGCTTCCATAGCCATAGAAATGCAGCTGCCAAGAGTAAGGGTGATAAAAAGTGGCAAGTGTGCACCAaataccttttctctttttttatttaaatgacagacatttattagaatatataacggcaaatcttacacagtgatatttaaggtacacagtgacaataaatgagggcctttctaccagcagagttgtcctcccttcatccctgttcccaagcatatatctcttatctccctcctttatcccccagaatgctagtataactaaaagcatatatgttaacactaatgtaaaccttttttttttttttgcaattccagatatttttactactgatttcttaaaggtttggagtcaaaggagcactgtaaaaacaatgttagtgtggcaattatcgtttgcatgggcccactaAAGTATggaggtcatggaaaggaaaaactttggcttaagtacaaggagaccctgtccctgaagtttcctgacatatgaccatttctaggctccaggcaaactagtttgtccaatcctggtcattgtctgtagtgcccatacagttatatttttcacagtctctgttgttgatctcacgtttctgtattgaaggtcctggaatctgtatatcctacattgaagtcaggatgtgcaCCAAATATCTCTTAAGAACCTAGTCAAGTTAAGTTATTGGAAgtgcttctctctctgtctctctcattctctttctcccctctccccttagggcctcttgtctctctctctctctctctctctctttctcctttctttctctcttctttctttctttctttctttctttctttctttctttctttctttctttctttctttctttctttctttctttctttctttctttctttctttctttctttctttctttctctctctctctctctctctctctctctctctctctagaagAGAAAATATTGTCTAAAAACTAAATGTCATCAAAGAAATAGTAAGAAGATCTTCTGAACTAACAGAAAAGTCTTCAAAAGTAACATATACACCTTTTCTGGATACTGCTTTTTAGTAAAAGACATTTGAGACAGCTGGGAAGTTTTGATGAACGTTACTTATAACCCTAAGCAGGAGTTTGAGGCAGGAAAGGATGGGGTGTGAAACAGAACATGGAGGTAAAAGGATGCAAAGGGTAGACTGGTAAGCAGGAGAGAGGGGGAAAACTAAACGATTGCTCAGTAAAGCCAGAGAGGAGGAGGGCAAAGAACAAAGACAGACATTATATCTCCCTGCCCCTAGTTATATCCTGGGCAAAGACTCCTCATCAAAGATTCACTGGGCAGTGAGTTGATTTTCTTTCAGGAGCATTGTCCTCATTTTCCTGGGTGGCCCTGGCTGGTTGCGGAGCAGCTTCAAGGGAACGCAGGCTGTGTGCTCTAGATCTGGGGGTTTCCTTTCTCATTAGGCAGTCCAAGGAACCCCCTCCAATGTCTGGTAAACCCCGATGCCAAGAAGGCTTTTGGAGCTTGCACTTCTAGCTACATGGTAGgttggggatgctcagggatggAGGCACCAGCAGGGGGTGGTCTTTGGCTCTGTCCTAGCATCTCAGATTCAGCTGGAGATGGAACCACATGGGTTGTAGGGCCTGTCCGAAGCCTACAGGAAGACCTTTGTGATCAGATAGCTGTCCTCCTCGCTCTCGGGCTCTTCTTTGAATGTGCCCTGCTTCGGATCAGCAGCTAGGGCTAGGGCACATTCCCGGCGACTCACTTCCCGCAGCCGTGCTTGCAGCAGCTCCCTATCGGCCTGCAGCTCCCTCCGTGCCACATCTGCTGCGCACTCCTCGGCCTGCAGGGCCCTGCGACGGAGCTCCAGGGCGCGCTCGGCCTGCTCCACGGCAGCCTCTCGCCGTGCTAGCTCCCGCTCACGTAGGCTGCAGCGCAGAACCAGAGCACTCATCTGCTCCAACAGGCGCGCCCAGTCGCCCTCGGCCGTGAGGCCAGGGCCCGGCTGCGCTTGCGGTAGTGGTGACTGTGGTGGCACTGGCTGCTGGCTAGGAGGGCCTGGCGGGGAAGGCTGTGAAAGGCGAGAGCCACTCTTCTCCAGGTCCCGCTGGTGCACGTTCTTCAGGTGCTTCCACAGCTCAGGGGTGCTAGCGTGGAAGCTCCAGCCTCGGCTCACCTGCTCTCCACACAGCCTGCATGTTGCCCAGGGGCCCTCCTCAAGGTCCTGGCGAGCAGGAGCTAAATGAAAGTAGCCCCAGAGCTCAGAGTATGGTGCCCCCAACTGGCCAGGAGGCATGGGTACGAAGGCCTGGGCAGCAACTTCGTTGGAGGCCTGTTTGGCGGCCGCGTCCTGCCTGCAAGTCTCCTCCATATTCTTGACCTGTTGTTCTTCGCTCTTCATTCTGTCTGCAGCTTCAGCGGCTTAGGAAGGAGGTAAAGCACAGTCACAACACTGTATACACAAACATGGGAACACGCAATCAACTCTAACATCTGTGCCTACAGTTCATGTATGAAGAAACTACATCACCCTTTGACTACAGGTAGCAGATCCCTGGTGACCTCTCTTTTTTGGTTGATTCTTCAGTAAGTTAAAAACGCCAGATCTCTCCTTAACTATGGATTCTTAGAAATCAAATGTGCCTCCAGTTCACAAGTACTTATACGAAACTGGGAAGCCAGCTTCCTGAGAGGCAGTGTTTAACTTTTtaagtgctgggaattaaattcgGGTCTTCACATGACAAAACAAGTGTTCTCTCACTGAACTACATCCTGCCTCTGGGAAGCTTAAGTGGAGAGAACTAGCTGAGTAAGTACTATTATGTACAAATCACCTTTAACCAGTCTCACTAAATAAAAAAGTTCCCCTCTTTTCCATTTAAGAGCAAAGCTCAGTTTTATATTCTCTCAGTGTTGCGAAATAAGACTCTAGAAGGGGCAgtgaaaatgtgtttcttgcactTTAAGGAGCAAAAATGCGAGTTGGTGAACAGATTTTATGGGGCACAGGGCAGCGGAAGTGCCTAAGCAGGGCATGGAGTGCTTGGTGCTACTCTATGGTTCCATGGCCAACTCAGTTCAATGCTCCCAGGAAGTCATTAGGGCGACATGGAATGGAAGATCAAAATTGGGGCCTTGGGTATGTGAAACATGAGCCCCTAAGCCATCTCCCCAGCCATGATcagcttttaaaatgtattcaaggaatttttttttataagttaaaaATCTTTACTGTTATGAGACAACTGGTGATATTAAAAGccttagttttatctttttttaagatATGCATTTTTAGGGAATTGCCTTTGATAAAGCAGCTTTCTAAACTTTTTACCTTTGAATTAGATGTAGACCAGGTCTTCAGGGTCTTCTGATCTGTCACTGCCTCCAGGGATCCAACCAACCCAACTATTCTGTTAGGAATGTTGCAGCAAGACTCCTGAGTTCTGAAGAATGATTAGCAGTGCTAGGTATAAATTCAGAGGACAGGCAACTGAGTGACAGAAATGCAACAGTCTCAAAGACAGATACTAGAAATACTGATAGGAACATGTATTCCTATTGTTCTTTTTCTGATATATGTTTGAATAATCAAAGTATTAGTTTCTTATATTGCTCATCCAAACCAAAATGCCCTCTCTAATTTTTGCCTGATACCAAAACTTGGTCATTACTTTTTAAGTTAGAAAACTCAAGAAAAATaatggcaggggctggagcatggaggtagtgcgtttgccttgcatgcagaaggatggtggtttgaatcccggcatcgcatatggtccccccaagcctgccaggagcaatttctgagcacagagctaggagtaacccctgagctctgccggatgtgacccaaaagccaaaaaagaaaaagagcggCTTCTTGCTTTGTTTAACAATTAACTGTGGTAAAAGAGTCAAACAATCAACTACATTGTATTTTCACTGGGAAAAGCATTTTGCCACTGTAGTAACTTATTAAATGAGGGATACACATAGGTAAAGGTTAtcctttagaaaataatttcaaaagtaccAAGTACTAAGATTTTGTTACCAAATCTAAAGTGTTCATCACTTTAAGGACACATTTGTCAAGAGACAGATTACTGAATGCAAGATCAATAAAGGAATATAGATACAAAGGAAAGCCTGTGAGATACACAGCAGATCTAACAATTGAGACTCTATAAGCCAGAAGAGAGTGATAgcatataaaaattcaatgaaatgaacatttcaccaagaatactctacCCAGCTTGATGAAGGAACCATACAGAGCTTCATGAACAGACAACAACTTAGGAAATTCGTCTTAAAACCAGTTTTGCCAAGTGTGAAAGAAGCTTCTTTAAAGGACAGGTCAAACTTACCTACATGTGGCAGAGTATTATACTTGTTGATGGTGCATTGCCATCTATCAACTAGATTAAAAAGGTTTGTTTACTCCTATTTTTTTAAAGGGATTTTATAGATTTTCAAgagtaaaaaaagtaaattgacaTTTCATTTCTATACAGAGTTCTatgattagattttttaaaatgtttgagatttttattgctatttttatcaATGCAAATACTTAAATAGTAAAATATCTctaatacaggggtctcaaactcacggaccgcgggccgtttgtggccctccatataacattttgtggcccgaggccggccttcaaatatcgcagtatttgcgattactcacttaccgaataatcgcaataaaaatcgcattagtaagaaaaaaatcgcattcaacattcgcataccccgagcagttctgttcaggaTATGCacatgtttaatgtgattttttttccttaataatgcgatttttttattgcaaa encodes the following:
- the ZBED3 gene encoding zinc finger BED domain-containing protein 3, with amino-acid sequence MKSEEQQVKNMEETCRQDAAAKQASNEVAAQAFVPMPPGQLGAPYSELWGYFHLAPARQDLEEGPWATCRLCGEQVSRGWSFHASTPELWKHLKNVHQRDLEKSGSRLSQPSPPGPPSQQPVPPQSPLPQAQPGPGLTAEGDWARLLEQMSALVLRCSLRERELARREAAVEQAERALELRRRALQAEECAADVARRELQADRELLQARLREVSRRECALALAADPKQGTFKEEPESEEDSYLITKVFL